One segment of Antennarius striatus isolate MH-2024 chromosome 5, ASM4005453v1, whole genome shotgun sequence DNA contains the following:
- the iqsec1b gene encoding IQ motif and SEC7 domain-containing protein 1 isoform X3 encodes MDGQRVSYEMENPTENPSKAAEYLKELNKIIKTQQGLLEKQRVRIDELEIQVTDLCKENACLKDQHQRHLATCRLQPGSHSSLGAIKENITQENVEGDAPGSEVGASVDPSTGYSCVPVTHSGGLGPDHLDSQLYGNIFLPGHQRPRRPKLQHSQSILRKQAEEEAIKRSRSLSESYELSSDLQDKQVEMLERKYGGRFITRHAARTIQTAFRQYQMNKNFERLRSSMSENRMSRRIVLSNMRMQFSFEGPEKVHSSYFEGKQVSLTDDNTKVGALVQSEHGGEMGMQAKTPTTQSDFSDAITELEDAFSRQVKSLAESIDDALNCRSLHGDENQSEPGRSHPDLEREVSCPVKPSHSASDHRKLDEMTASYSDVTLYIDEEELSPPLPLSQSVDRPSSTESDMRHRSLNSSQDYWSLAHKDEKGDTDTSCRSTPSLECQEQRLRVDHLPLLTIEPPSDSSVELSDRSDRSSLKRQNAYERSLSNLQNSPKHIGHSLPPRGLSREEDAARHRPRQLEAHLAINGTANRQSKSESDFSDGDNDSINSTSNSNDTINCSSESSSRDSLREQTLSKQTYHKETRNSWDSPAFSNDIIRKRHYRIGLNLFNKKPEKGVQYLIERNFVPDTPVGVAHFLLQRKGLSRQMIGEFLGNRQKQFNRDVLDCVVDEMDFSAMELDEALRKFQAHIRVQGEAQKVERLIEAYSQRYCICNPGVVRQFRNPDTIFILAFAIILLNTDMYSPNVKPERKMKLEDFVKNLRGVDDGEDIPREMLVGIYERIRKRELKTNEDHVSQVQKVEKLIVGKKPIGSLHHGLGCVLSLPHRRLVCYCRLFEVPDPNKPQKLGLHQREIFLFNDLLVVTKIFQKKKNSVTYSFRQSFSLYGMQVLLFENQYYPNGVRLTSAIPGADIKVLINFNAPNPQDRKKFTDDLRESIAEVQEMEKYRIESELEKQKGVVRPIMSQSSGLKKETGNGNLSRASLDDSYAIGEGLKRSALSSSLRDLSEAGKRGRRSSAGSLDSNMEGSIISSPHMRRRPPSSRDCPSRHSGQSLPNSSSLLGSLFGTRRVKSPSPTPQPMHPTLISHAPHPTNLHHTARGETDTPVPMHHAQFCHLTQNPPPYHHHHHYHPPAHLQHPPHQYHPPPSHSQQPAYPPHAQHGHGGHPAHPSHPAHGSHHHGPPPPPSQSTSSAKPKHSGISTVV; translated from the exons TGTGGAAGGTGATGCTCCAGGCAGCGAAGTGGGCGCCTCTGTGGACCCCAGCACCGGGTACAGTTGTGTCCCAGTGACCCACAGTGGCGGGCTTGGTCCGGACCACCTGGACAGCCAGCTCTACGGAAACATCTTCCTGCCTGGCCACCAACGGCCCCGCCGACCCAAGCTCCAGCACTCCCAGTCCATCCTTCGCAagcaggcagaggaggaggccaTCAAGCGCTCCCGCTCCTTATCGGAGAGCTATGAGCTCTCATCAGACCTACAGGATAAGCAG GTGGAGATGCTAGAGCGTAAATATGGTGGACGTTTCATAACCCGGCATGCAGCCCGCACTATCCAGACGGCATTCCGCCAGTACCAGATGAACAAAAACTTTGAGCGTCTTAGGAGTTCTATGTCTGAGAACCGTATGTCCAGAAGGATCGTACTATCCAATATGAGAATGCAGTTTTCCTTTGAAGGACCTGAAAAAGTCCACAGCTCCTACTTCGAGGGCAAGCAAGTCTCGCTAACGGATGACAACACCAAAGTCGGAGCGTTGGTTCAGTCGGAGCACGGTGGGGAAATGGGCATGCAGGCCAAGACCCCTACCACACAGAGTGACTTCTCAGATGCTATTACAGAACTAGAAGATGCCTTCTCTAGACAGGTCAAATCTTTAGCCGAGTCCATAGATGATGCTCTAAACTGTCGCAGTTTGCACGGTGACgaaaaccaatcagaaccagggaGAAGCCACCCGGATTTGGAAAGGGAGGTCAGCTGCCCGGTCAAACCCTCACATAGTGCTTCAGATCATCGCAAACTGGACGAGATGACGGCGTCCTACAGTGACGTCACCCTTTACATCGATGAGGAGGAACTGTCGCCGCCGCTGCCGTTGTCCCAATCCGTAGACCGGCCCTCCAGCACGGAATCTGACATGCGTCATCGTTCCCTCAATTCATCCCAGGACTATTGGTCCCTGGCTCATAAGGACGAGAAAGGGGACACGGACACCAGCTGCCGTAGCACTCCATCCCTGGAGTGCCAAGAGCAGCGGTTGCGAGTAGACCATCTACCCTTATTGACCATCGAGCCTCCGAGCGACAGCTCGGTGGAGCTGAGCGATCGCTCCGATCGCAGTTCTCTGAAGAGACAGAACGCCTACGAACGGAGTCTCAGCAACCTGCAGAACAGCCCCAAACACATCGGCCACAGCCTGCCGCCCCGAGGGctttctagagaggaggacgcCGCCCGCCATCGGCCACGACAGCTGGAGGCCCACCTGGCCATCAACGGCACCGCCAACCGGCAGAGCAAATCCGAGTCCGATTTCTCCGACGGCGACAACGACAGCATCAACAGCACGTCCAACTCCAACGACACCATCAACTGCAGCTCGGAGTCGTCGTCCAGGGACAGCCTGAGGGAGCAGACGCTCAGCAAGCAGACGTACCACAAGGAGACTCGCAACAGCTGGGACTCCCCGGCATTCAGCAACGACATCATTCGCAAGAGGCACTACCGTATCGGTCTGAACCTCTTCAACAA aaaaccagaaaagggCGTCCAGTATCTGATAGAAAGGAACTTTGTCCCTGACACTCCAGTGGGCGTGGCTCACTTTCTGCTCCAGAGGAAAGGCTTGAGTAGGCAGATGATTGGCGAGTTCCTGGGCAACAGACAGAAGCAGTTCAACCGGGATGTCCTTGA CTGTGTGGTGGATGAAATGGACTTCTCAGCGATGGAGCTGGATGAAGCACTCAGGAAATTCCAGGCACACATCAGAGTGCAGGGAGAAGCTCAGAAGGTTGAACGGCTGATAGAAGCCTACAG CCAACGCTATTGCATCTGCAATCCCGGCGTGGTGCGACAGTTCAGGAACCCTGACACCATCTTCATCCTGGCCTTTGCCATCATTCTCCTCAACACAGACATGTACAGCCCCAACGTCAAgccagagaggaagatgaagctggAAGACTTTGTGAAGAACCTTCGAG GAGTGGATGATGGGGAGGACATCCCCCGAGAGATGCTGGTAGGAATATATGAGCGGATTCGCAAGCGAGAGCTCAAGACTAATGAAGACCATGTGTCCCAGGTTCAGAAAGTGGAAAAACTCATTGTTGGAAAAAAGCCG ATTGGCTCGCTTCACCACGGTCTGGGCTGC GTACTATCCCTACCACACAGGAGGCTGGTGTGTTACTGCAGACTTTTTGAAGTGCCCGACCCCAACAAACCACAAAAGTTGGGTCTGCACCAAAGGGAGATCTTCCTCTTCAATGATCTACTCGTG GTTACAAAGATTttccagaagaaaaagaactcTGTGACATACAGCTTTCGTCAGTCCTTCTCACTTTATGGCATGCAAGTGCTGCTCTTTGAGAATCAGT ATTATCCCAATGGAGTCCGTCTGACTTCAGCCATTCCCGGAGCTGACATCAAAGTCCTCATCAACTTCAATGCACCCAATCCTCAGGACCGCAAAAAGTTTACCGACGATCTCCGTGAATCTATTGCTGAAGTCCAGGAGATGGAGAAGTACCGGATAGAGT CTGAGCTAGAAAAGCAGAAGGGGGTGGTGAGACCCATCATGTCCCAGAGTTCAGGGTTGAAGAAGGAAACAGGCAATGGCAACCTGAGCAGAGCGAGCCTCGACGACAGCTACGCCATCGGGGAAGGTTTGAAGAGGAGCGCCCTCAGCAGTTCCCTACGGGACCTCTCGGAAGCAG GCAAGCGTGGGAGACGCAGCAGTGCAGGATCTCTAGACAGCAATATGGAA GGGTCCATCATTAGCAGTCCTCACATGCGGCGGAGACCCCCCTCCAGCCGGGACTGCCCGTCCCGCCACAGCGGCCAATCTCTGCCCAACTCCTCTTCTCTACTCGGATCTCTGTTCGGCACCAGACGGGTGAAGTCCCCCAGCCCCACCCCGCAGCCCATGCATCCCACCCTCATCTCccatgccccccaccccaccaacCTGCACCACACGGCCCGGGGGGAGACCGACACGCCAGTCCCCATGCACCACGCCCAGTTCTGTCATTTGACCCAGAACCCGCCAccttaccaccaccaccaccactaccacccgCCGGCGCACTTGCAGCACCCTCCTCACCAGTACCACCCACCCCCGTCTCACAGCCAGCAGCCGGCCTACCCGCCTCATGCACAACACGGCCATGGGGGCCACCCGGCGCACCCTTCCCACCCGGCTCACGGCTCCCACCACCACggcccacctccacccccctcccAATCGACCAGCAGCGCCAAGCCCAAGCACAGCGGCATCAGCACGGTGGTCTGA
- the iqsec1b gene encoding IQ motif and SEC7 domain-containing protein 1 isoform X4 — MLKLKAFCLDYWQFLCLQPLHGFYRSVEGDAPGSEVGASVDPSTGYSCVPVTHSGGLGPDHLDSQLYGNIFLPGHQRPRRPKLQHSQSILRKQAEEEAIKRSRSLSESYELSSDLQDKQVEMLERKYGGRFITRHAARTIQTAFRQYQMNKNFERLRSSMSENRMSRRIVLSNMRMQFSFEGPEKVHSSYFEGKQVSLTDDNTKVGALVQSEHGGEMGMQAKTPTTQSDFSDAITELEDAFSRQVKSLAESIDDALNCRSLHGDENQSEPGRSHPDLEREVSCPVKPSHSASDHRKLDEMTASYSDVTLYIDEEELSPPLPLSQSVDRPSSTESDMRHRSLNSSQDYWSLAHKDEKGDTDTSCRSTPSLECQEQRLRVDHLPLLTIEPPSDSSVELSDRSDRSSLKRQNAYERSLSNLQNSPKHIGHSLPPRGLSREEDAARHRPRQLEAHLAINGTANRQSKSESDFSDGDNDSINSTSNSNDTINCSSESSSRDSLREQTLSKQTYHKETRNSWDSPAFSNDIIRKRHYRIGLNLFNKKPEKGVQYLIERNFVPDTPVGVAHFLLQRKGLSRQMIGEFLGNRQKQFNRDVLDCVVDEMDFSAMELDEALRKFQAHIRVQGEAQKVERLIEAYSQRYCICNPGVVRQFRNPDTIFILAFAIILLNTDMYSPNVKPERKMKLEDFVKNLRGVDDGEDIPREMLVGIYERIRKRELKTNEDHVSQVQKVEKLIVGKKPIGSLHHGLGCVLSLPHRRLVCYCRLFEVPDPNKPQKLGLHQREIFLFNDLLVVTKIFQKKKNSVTYSFRQSFSLYGMQVLLFENQYYPNGVRLTSAIPGADIKVLINFNAPNPQDRKKFTDDLRESIAEVQEMEKYRIESELEKQKGVVRPIMSQSSGLKKETGNGNLSRASLDDSYAIGEGLKRSALSSSLRDLSEAGKRGRRSSAGSLDSNMEGSIISSPHMRRRPPSSRDCPSRHSGQSLPNSSSLLGSLFGTRRVKSPSPTPQPMHPTLISHAPHPTNLHHTARGETDTPVPMHHAQFCHLTQNPPPYHHHHHYHPPAHLQHPPHQYHPPPSHSQQPAYPPHAQHGHGGHPAHPSHPAHGSHHHGPPPPPSQSTSSAKPKHSGISTVV, encoded by the exons TGTGGAAGGTGATGCTCCAGGCAGCGAAGTGGGCGCCTCTGTGGACCCCAGCACCGGGTACAGTTGTGTCCCAGTGACCCACAGTGGCGGGCTTGGTCCGGACCACCTGGACAGCCAGCTCTACGGAAACATCTTCCTGCCTGGCCACCAACGGCCCCGCCGACCCAAGCTCCAGCACTCCCAGTCCATCCTTCGCAagcaggcagaggaggaggccaTCAAGCGCTCCCGCTCCTTATCGGAGAGCTATGAGCTCTCATCAGACCTACAGGATAAGCAG GTGGAGATGCTAGAGCGTAAATATGGTGGACGTTTCATAACCCGGCATGCAGCCCGCACTATCCAGACGGCATTCCGCCAGTACCAGATGAACAAAAACTTTGAGCGTCTTAGGAGTTCTATGTCTGAGAACCGTATGTCCAGAAGGATCGTACTATCCAATATGAGAATGCAGTTTTCCTTTGAAGGACCTGAAAAAGTCCACAGCTCCTACTTCGAGGGCAAGCAAGTCTCGCTAACGGATGACAACACCAAAGTCGGAGCGTTGGTTCAGTCGGAGCACGGTGGGGAAATGGGCATGCAGGCCAAGACCCCTACCACACAGAGTGACTTCTCAGATGCTATTACAGAACTAGAAGATGCCTTCTCTAGACAGGTCAAATCTTTAGCCGAGTCCATAGATGATGCTCTAAACTGTCGCAGTTTGCACGGTGACgaaaaccaatcagaaccagggaGAAGCCACCCGGATTTGGAAAGGGAGGTCAGCTGCCCGGTCAAACCCTCACATAGTGCTTCAGATCATCGCAAACTGGACGAGATGACGGCGTCCTACAGTGACGTCACCCTTTACATCGATGAGGAGGAACTGTCGCCGCCGCTGCCGTTGTCCCAATCCGTAGACCGGCCCTCCAGCACGGAATCTGACATGCGTCATCGTTCCCTCAATTCATCCCAGGACTATTGGTCCCTGGCTCATAAGGACGAGAAAGGGGACACGGACACCAGCTGCCGTAGCACTCCATCCCTGGAGTGCCAAGAGCAGCGGTTGCGAGTAGACCATCTACCCTTATTGACCATCGAGCCTCCGAGCGACAGCTCGGTGGAGCTGAGCGATCGCTCCGATCGCAGTTCTCTGAAGAGACAGAACGCCTACGAACGGAGTCTCAGCAACCTGCAGAACAGCCCCAAACACATCGGCCACAGCCTGCCGCCCCGAGGGctttctagagaggaggacgcCGCCCGCCATCGGCCACGACAGCTGGAGGCCCACCTGGCCATCAACGGCACCGCCAACCGGCAGAGCAAATCCGAGTCCGATTTCTCCGACGGCGACAACGACAGCATCAACAGCACGTCCAACTCCAACGACACCATCAACTGCAGCTCGGAGTCGTCGTCCAGGGACAGCCTGAGGGAGCAGACGCTCAGCAAGCAGACGTACCACAAGGAGACTCGCAACAGCTGGGACTCCCCGGCATTCAGCAACGACATCATTCGCAAGAGGCACTACCGTATCGGTCTGAACCTCTTCAACAA aaaaccagaaaagggCGTCCAGTATCTGATAGAAAGGAACTTTGTCCCTGACACTCCAGTGGGCGTGGCTCACTTTCTGCTCCAGAGGAAAGGCTTGAGTAGGCAGATGATTGGCGAGTTCCTGGGCAACAGACAGAAGCAGTTCAACCGGGATGTCCTTGA CTGTGTGGTGGATGAAATGGACTTCTCAGCGATGGAGCTGGATGAAGCACTCAGGAAATTCCAGGCACACATCAGAGTGCAGGGAGAAGCTCAGAAGGTTGAACGGCTGATAGAAGCCTACAG CCAACGCTATTGCATCTGCAATCCCGGCGTGGTGCGACAGTTCAGGAACCCTGACACCATCTTCATCCTGGCCTTTGCCATCATTCTCCTCAACACAGACATGTACAGCCCCAACGTCAAgccagagaggaagatgaagctggAAGACTTTGTGAAGAACCTTCGAG GAGTGGATGATGGGGAGGACATCCCCCGAGAGATGCTGGTAGGAATATATGAGCGGATTCGCAAGCGAGAGCTCAAGACTAATGAAGACCATGTGTCCCAGGTTCAGAAAGTGGAAAAACTCATTGTTGGAAAAAAGCCG ATTGGCTCGCTTCACCACGGTCTGGGCTGC GTACTATCCCTACCACACAGGAGGCTGGTGTGTTACTGCAGACTTTTTGAAGTGCCCGACCCCAACAAACCACAAAAGTTGGGTCTGCACCAAAGGGAGATCTTCCTCTTCAATGATCTACTCGTG GTTACAAAGATTttccagaagaaaaagaactcTGTGACATACAGCTTTCGTCAGTCCTTCTCACTTTATGGCATGCAAGTGCTGCTCTTTGAGAATCAGT ATTATCCCAATGGAGTCCGTCTGACTTCAGCCATTCCCGGAGCTGACATCAAAGTCCTCATCAACTTCAATGCACCCAATCCTCAGGACCGCAAAAAGTTTACCGACGATCTCCGTGAATCTATTGCTGAAGTCCAGGAGATGGAGAAGTACCGGATAGAGT CTGAGCTAGAAAAGCAGAAGGGGGTGGTGAGACCCATCATGTCCCAGAGTTCAGGGTTGAAGAAGGAAACAGGCAATGGCAACCTGAGCAGAGCGAGCCTCGACGACAGCTACGCCATCGGGGAAGGTTTGAAGAGGAGCGCCCTCAGCAGTTCCCTACGGGACCTCTCGGAAGCAG GCAAGCGTGGGAGACGCAGCAGTGCAGGATCTCTAGACAGCAATATGGAA GGGTCCATCATTAGCAGTCCTCACATGCGGCGGAGACCCCCCTCCAGCCGGGACTGCCCGTCCCGCCACAGCGGCCAATCTCTGCCCAACTCCTCTTCTCTACTCGGATCTCTGTTCGGCACCAGACGGGTGAAGTCCCCCAGCCCCACCCCGCAGCCCATGCATCCCACCCTCATCTCccatgccccccaccccaccaacCTGCACCACACGGCCCGGGGGGAGACCGACACGCCAGTCCCCATGCACCACGCCCAGTTCTGTCATTTGACCCAGAACCCGCCAccttaccaccaccaccaccactaccacccgCCGGCGCACTTGCAGCACCCTCCTCACCAGTACCACCCACCCCCGTCTCACAGCCAGCAGCCGGCCTACCCGCCTCATGCACAACACGGCCATGGGGGCCACCCGGCGCACCCTTCCCACCCGGCTCACGGCTCCCACCACCACggcccacctccacccccctcccAATCGACCAGCAGCGCCAAGCCCAAGCACAGCGGCATCAGCACGGTGGTCTGA
- the iqsec1b gene encoding IQ motif and SEC7 domain-containing protein 1 isoform X6, producing the protein MWNLMWKYCISVRTISVEGDAPGSEVGASVDPSTGYSCVPVTHSGGLGPDHLDSQLYGNIFLPGHQRPRRPKLQHSQSILRKQAEEEAIKRSRSLSESYELSSDLQDKQVEMLERKYGGRFITRHAARTIQTAFRQYQMNKNFERLRSSMSENRMSRRIVLSNMRMQFSFEGPEKVHSSYFEGKQVSLTDDNTKVGALVQSEHGGEMGMQAKTPTTQSDFSDAITELEDAFSRQVKSLAESIDDALNCRSLHGDENQSEPGRSHPDLEREVSCPVKPSHSASDHRKLDEMTASYSDVTLYIDEEELSPPLPLSQSVDRPSSTESDMRHRSLNSSQDYWSLAHKDEKGDTDTSCRSTPSLECQEQRLRVDHLPLLTIEPPSDSSVELSDRSDRSSLKRQNAYERSLSNLQNSPKHIGHSLPPRGLSREEDAARHRPRQLEAHLAINGTANRQSKSESDFSDGDNDSINSTSNSNDTINCSSESSSRDSLREQTLSKQTYHKETRNSWDSPAFSNDIIRKRHYRIGLNLFNKKPEKGVQYLIERNFVPDTPVGVAHFLLQRKGLSRQMIGEFLGNRQKQFNRDVLDCVVDEMDFSAMELDEALRKFQAHIRVQGEAQKVERLIEAYSQRYCICNPGVVRQFRNPDTIFILAFAIILLNTDMYSPNVKPERKMKLEDFVKNLRGVDDGEDIPREMLVGIYERIRKRELKTNEDHVSQVQKVEKLIVGKKPIGSLHHGLGCVLSLPHRRLVCYCRLFEVPDPNKPQKLGLHQREIFLFNDLLVVTKIFQKKKNSVTYSFRQSFSLYGMQVLLFENQYYPNGVRLTSAIPGADIKVLINFNAPNPQDRKKFTDDLRESIAEVQEMEKYRIESELEKQKGVVRPIMSQSSGLKKETGNGNLSRASLDDSYAIGEGLKRSALSSSLRDLSEAGKRGRRSSAGSLDSNMEGSIISSPHMRRRPPSSRDCPSRHSGQSLPNSSSLLGSLFGTRRVKSPSPTPQPMHPTLISHAPHPTNLHHTARGETDTPVPMHHAQFCHLTQNPPPYHHHHHYHPPAHLQHPPHQYHPPPSHSQQPAYPPHAQHGHGGHPAHPSHPAHGSHHHGPPPPPSQSTSSAKPKHSGISTVV; encoded by the exons TGTGGAAGGTGATGCTCCAGGCAGCGAAGTGGGCGCCTCTGTGGACCCCAGCACCGGGTACAGTTGTGTCCCAGTGACCCACAGTGGCGGGCTTGGTCCGGACCACCTGGACAGCCAGCTCTACGGAAACATCTTCCTGCCTGGCCACCAACGGCCCCGCCGACCCAAGCTCCAGCACTCCCAGTCCATCCTTCGCAagcaggcagaggaggaggccaTCAAGCGCTCCCGCTCCTTATCGGAGAGCTATGAGCTCTCATCAGACCTACAGGATAAGCAG GTGGAGATGCTAGAGCGTAAATATGGTGGACGTTTCATAACCCGGCATGCAGCCCGCACTATCCAGACGGCATTCCGCCAGTACCAGATGAACAAAAACTTTGAGCGTCTTAGGAGTTCTATGTCTGAGAACCGTATGTCCAGAAGGATCGTACTATCCAATATGAGAATGCAGTTTTCCTTTGAAGGACCTGAAAAAGTCCACAGCTCCTACTTCGAGGGCAAGCAAGTCTCGCTAACGGATGACAACACCAAAGTCGGAGCGTTGGTTCAGTCGGAGCACGGTGGGGAAATGGGCATGCAGGCCAAGACCCCTACCACACAGAGTGACTTCTCAGATGCTATTACAGAACTAGAAGATGCCTTCTCTAGACAGGTCAAATCTTTAGCCGAGTCCATAGATGATGCTCTAAACTGTCGCAGTTTGCACGGTGACgaaaaccaatcagaaccagggaGAAGCCACCCGGATTTGGAAAGGGAGGTCAGCTGCCCGGTCAAACCCTCACATAGTGCTTCAGATCATCGCAAACTGGACGAGATGACGGCGTCCTACAGTGACGTCACCCTTTACATCGATGAGGAGGAACTGTCGCCGCCGCTGCCGTTGTCCCAATCCGTAGACCGGCCCTCCAGCACGGAATCTGACATGCGTCATCGTTCCCTCAATTCATCCCAGGACTATTGGTCCCTGGCTCATAAGGACGAGAAAGGGGACACGGACACCAGCTGCCGTAGCACTCCATCCCTGGAGTGCCAAGAGCAGCGGTTGCGAGTAGACCATCTACCCTTATTGACCATCGAGCCTCCGAGCGACAGCTCGGTGGAGCTGAGCGATCGCTCCGATCGCAGTTCTCTGAAGAGACAGAACGCCTACGAACGGAGTCTCAGCAACCTGCAGAACAGCCCCAAACACATCGGCCACAGCCTGCCGCCCCGAGGGctttctagagaggaggacgcCGCCCGCCATCGGCCACGACAGCTGGAGGCCCACCTGGCCATCAACGGCACCGCCAACCGGCAGAGCAAATCCGAGTCCGATTTCTCCGACGGCGACAACGACAGCATCAACAGCACGTCCAACTCCAACGACACCATCAACTGCAGCTCGGAGTCGTCGTCCAGGGACAGCCTGAGGGAGCAGACGCTCAGCAAGCAGACGTACCACAAGGAGACTCGCAACAGCTGGGACTCCCCGGCATTCAGCAACGACATCATTCGCAAGAGGCACTACCGTATCGGTCTGAACCTCTTCAACAA aaaaccagaaaagggCGTCCAGTATCTGATAGAAAGGAACTTTGTCCCTGACACTCCAGTGGGCGTGGCTCACTTTCTGCTCCAGAGGAAAGGCTTGAGTAGGCAGATGATTGGCGAGTTCCTGGGCAACAGACAGAAGCAGTTCAACCGGGATGTCCTTGA CTGTGTGGTGGATGAAATGGACTTCTCAGCGATGGAGCTGGATGAAGCACTCAGGAAATTCCAGGCACACATCAGAGTGCAGGGAGAAGCTCAGAAGGTTGAACGGCTGATAGAAGCCTACAG CCAACGCTATTGCATCTGCAATCCCGGCGTGGTGCGACAGTTCAGGAACCCTGACACCATCTTCATCCTGGCCTTTGCCATCATTCTCCTCAACACAGACATGTACAGCCCCAACGTCAAgccagagaggaagatgaagctggAAGACTTTGTGAAGAACCTTCGAG GAGTGGATGATGGGGAGGACATCCCCCGAGAGATGCTGGTAGGAATATATGAGCGGATTCGCAAGCGAGAGCTCAAGACTAATGAAGACCATGTGTCCCAGGTTCAGAAAGTGGAAAAACTCATTGTTGGAAAAAAGCCG ATTGGCTCGCTTCACCACGGTCTGGGCTGC GTACTATCCCTACCACACAGGAGGCTGGTGTGTTACTGCAGACTTTTTGAAGTGCCCGACCCCAACAAACCACAAAAGTTGGGTCTGCACCAAAGGGAGATCTTCCTCTTCAATGATCTACTCGTG GTTACAAAGATTttccagaagaaaaagaactcTGTGACATACAGCTTTCGTCAGTCCTTCTCACTTTATGGCATGCAAGTGCTGCTCTTTGAGAATCAGT ATTATCCCAATGGAGTCCGTCTGACTTCAGCCATTCCCGGAGCTGACATCAAAGTCCTCATCAACTTCAATGCACCCAATCCTCAGGACCGCAAAAAGTTTACCGACGATCTCCGTGAATCTATTGCTGAAGTCCAGGAGATGGAGAAGTACCGGATAGAGT CTGAGCTAGAAAAGCAGAAGGGGGTGGTGAGACCCATCATGTCCCAGAGTTCAGGGTTGAAGAAGGAAACAGGCAATGGCAACCTGAGCAGAGCGAGCCTCGACGACAGCTACGCCATCGGGGAAGGTTTGAAGAGGAGCGCCCTCAGCAGTTCCCTACGGGACCTCTCGGAAGCAG GCAAGCGTGGGAGACGCAGCAGTGCAGGATCTCTAGACAGCAATATGGAA GGGTCCATCATTAGCAGTCCTCACATGCGGCGGAGACCCCCCTCCAGCCGGGACTGCCCGTCCCGCCACAGCGGCCAATCTCTGCCCAACTCCTCTTCTCTACTCGGATCTCTGTTCGGCACCAGACGGGTGAAGTCCCCCAGCCCCACCCCGCAGCCCATGCATCCCACCCTCATCTCccatgccccccaccccaccaacCTGCACCACACGGCCCGGGGGGAGACCGACACGCCAGTCCCCATGCACCACGCCCAGTTCTGTCATTTGACCCAGAACCCGCCAccttaccaccaccaccaccactaccacccgCCGGCGCACTTGCAGCACCCTCCTCACCAGTACCACCCACCCCCGTCTCACAGCCAGCAGCCGGCCTACCCGCCTCATGCACAACACGGCCATGGGGGCCACCCGGCGCACCCTTCCCACCCGGCTCACGGCTCCCACCACCACggcccacctccacccccctcccAATCGACCAGCAGCGCCAAGCCCAAGCACAGCGGCATCAGCACGGTGGTCTGA